The Cicer arietinum cultivar CDC Frontier isolate Library 1 chromosome 1, Cicar.CDCFrontier_v2.0, whole genome shotgun sequence genome contains the following window.
ACTTGGAGGATTAGGTCAATTTGGGGTGATAACAAGAGCAAGACTACCTCTTGGACCTTCCCCAACAAGGGCAAGTTTCATCattctttattttcattaacCTATTTATATTTAAACGTTCAAACTATCAATAATCAAccgagaaagaaaaaaagatatgaTATTGATTGTATATTCCattatttataaagttttgCTTTAATTGTTTGTAGGCGAAGTGGCTGCGTCTAATCTACGATGACTTTTCTAAATTTTCGACAGACCAAGAACATTTAATCTCATTCAATAACAAAAATGATACCAATGCAGCAAATTATGTGGAAGGCATTCTTCTATTTAACAAGCCACTATTAGATCTTTCCTTTTATCCAACTCCTGATCAGCCAAGGATAAAATCCTTGGTAACTAAAAGTGGCATTGCCTATGTTATAGAGCTTGTCAAATATTATGACACAAATTCTCAACCACGTGTCGACGAGGTAATTTCAAACTTAATTTGTTTGCTATTTTCTATTGTCTTACTCTATTGATCCtagagaaatatttttatttaaaatttgatctatCATTGTTTTAATTAAGATTCGAATTCAGATACTCTTAATCAATTTGACTTAAACTGAAATTCATTAACaacttaaattcaattaattaatttgctaAATACATTTTTACTTAAATGTACTTTTGATCTCTCTATactgagaaagaaaaaaattagtcCCCCAATTTATGAATCtagaattttagtccatttgTTTCACAAACTTTCAGGATTTTTATGTCTACCACTTAATTTAAAGCTTATTTTTATGATGTAGAATTACATTTGATGGTGTGATATTACTAGTTTGAAACAAAAAGTGAACCATAAATCTCATGAAATATATTTCAGTTTATTGATCAAATGTAAATATCTTCTAACAAAATTCACCATTTTTAATCCAAATCAACAATGTTATGAGGAAAACTCTTAACACTTGTGAAACGGGAGACCAAAATcccaaatttaaaaaagaaaaattaaaatcatattttagttaaatgaagattaaaagtacaattaaatttatatttttttattcgtAATATAGATATATGaatcaatattaatttaattttaattaattatgtcaTTGTTTGTTGACCAATAGGAAGTTGACAATTTGATCAAAGGATTGAATTTTGTTCCTACGTTCATGTTCCAAAAAGATGTTACATACGAGGAATTTCTAGACAGAGTTCATGTAGAGGAATTAGTTCTTAGGTCAAAAGGACTTTGGGAGGTTCCTCACCCTTGGTTGAATATGTTCATACCTAAATCTAGAATTTCAGATTTTAATGAAGGTGTCTTCAAGGATATTATTCTCAAGCAAAATCTTACTCCTGTAATTCTTCTATTCTATCCAATGAACCGAAACAAGTAAGTTTGTTATGTGTTTATTTAGCAATTACCATTTTCCAATTATCTTATAAAACAAAGAcacaaaataatcattttacaattttcttatatgagaGTTGATCCTTGTCTTTGACATCTGGAGGACATTTTATTCATCTCAGAATTACATACTTATGTGAGTCTTAATTTAATAAGTATATGAATTGATAATTTACAGGTGGGATGATAAGATGTCAGCAGTTATACCAAATGAAGATGTGTTCTACACTTTAGGTCTTTTGAATGCTGCAAGTGGTTTAGATGAGGTGAAGGCATTTGAGGCCCAAATCCAACAGATATTACAATTTTGTAATGATTCTGGTATTGAGATTAAACAATACCTTACAAGAAACAAAACACCACAACAATGGATTCAACACTTTGGCACCAAATGGCAACTTTTTGAAGATAGAAAAGCTAAATTTGATCCCAAAAGAATATTATCACCCGGACAGGGGATATTTCAGTAGACAAAGTACTAGGTTTCAGATATGGCCCATCTAAATTTGTGTGGGTGtgttattatttgattaaaaaataattatttaataaatgagtatttaatattaattttaagaaaactAAGTATTTAGTATGAAAATTTTATGAGTGAAAAATATAAGACTAAAAATTAATACAGTACCGGCCCAACATTTGGAAACTTAAAGTGAATTTTAATATGAGGCACATTTGAAAactttaatcaaattttaatatgaggCATAAAgcagattttttaaattttaatatgacatcactaaattaatataattgatgtaatgtaatatttcttttttaattgatttaatattattgagataatattaaatttaaaaaaaaaatatgttttaatttttaaaatattaaaatttgagaatttttttattaggtaaaacttttgattaaataaaaatcatgtttttCATGGAAATTTAAATCTAAAGCGGTTGGTTTAGTGGTTTTATCGTAATATAAGAatttgaactaaaataaaaaagcacaCTGTCCACACATCAATTTCAAATCTCTCCAACCAACAATGGCGACTAATAATTATGTCatgttttcaatttcaattcttATGGCTATGCTATGCCTATCCAAAATCAAATGTGAAAAACACACAAATTACAACCATTATTTAGATTGCCTAAATCGCTAGCCTCAAAGCTTAGTCGTGACCCACAAATCCTTTTAGAAGCCTCAACCGATTATGGGCACATAATTCACAAAAGTCCTTATGCAGTTTTGGAGCCATCATCTATCAATGATATTGCAAACTTGATTAAGTTCTCAAACTCACTTTCTAAACCATATATCTCCTAGAGGAAAAGCCCATTCAGTTCTTGGACAAGTCATGGCACAAAATGGGAGTTTTGTACCATGCACCATTCACTTTAACTTCACACCCCATCCCAAATGAAAATTCCATATTGCCCTTTTTCATTATGTACAAAACactcaaaaaaaatttaccactcAATTATTGACCCCCTCTTTTGAAACTTACAGAATTTATCCTACCATTCGATATTTtacaaactttcaaaatataaaaaaaaatgatttttttgaaatttttgaaacttttcatGAATCTGAAATTTTCGAAGCTTTTGTACAACTTGAAAGTTTTGAAACGTAATTTTCCAGATTTGATCAATACTTTCGAACCTTTTGATCCACTTGAGAGTTTCGAAACATTTTTCCAGTTTTGATAaaaaccttcgaaacttttgatgaagttgaaattttcgaaacacatttttccagattttcgaaggttttcatcaattttaaactttcgaaacaTAAAATTCCAGATATCATCAAAATactcaaaactttgaaatgtttgaaattgtaacaatttcaaaagtttcaaaaagttcgaaagttttgaaagtttcaaattagATGCAAAAGAGGttgaatatataaatcaaaAGCAAAATCAACAGAAACTTATTTTCACAAGAAAGACTATTCATTTAAACTCATATGTATACTGTTGAGTATCAgtgaaggatggaaaattagtgtttGTTGTAGAACACACAATCCCAATTTAGCGGATACTTTAAACGGTCATTCATATTTGGAGCGTTTAAATAAAGAAGAGTGAAAATTTGTCATCGACATGACAAAGTATATGCTTGCACcaagaattattttaaatgctttgaaagagagaaataaagagaatctcacaattcccactcaaatatataaatcaaagaGTTCTTATCGATCATCTTTGAGAGGTTCATAAATAGAAATGCAACATCTCTTGAAGTAGatacaaaatgaaaattatttgtattGGACATGAAGACGGGAGAATTCAGATGTTCTGAGAAACATATTTTAGACGCATCttgattgtataaagttgttgaacacgtttcattttgttttgatatgtgataacACATGCAAAACAAATAGAAATTAGttaccattacttgaaattgtcggtgtcacatctattaatttgatattttcggTTGTGTTTGCTTACTTGGAACACGAGCcacaagataacttcatctggACATTTGAAAATGTAAGACAATTGTTCGTCTCtgagaatttaatttctaaagttattgtgatgGATAAAAATCTTGTCATGATGAATGCtattagtgttgtgtttcctacttcaattATTTTGCAATGCCGTTTTCATATTGGAAAAAAATGTTCGAGCAAGAtgcaaataatatttgaaaaatgatagacaagatttttgaaaaaaataattgtattttcgACTAGTCTAGAGGAGTATGATCATCACTTGCAACACTTTGAGCTAGTGTGTgcctatattattttttttgttgattatgtgaaaaaTTTATGGTTGACACCTTATAAAGAAAGATTTGTCATgatttggaccaatagaatgatgcatttggggaacacaatatctaatatgtatttttaaattatgatttgttttgttttagaaaatatgatttactaatttatgtaatttattttaatttgtgctatttaatttatttttagagctGAATCTGTTCATTGAAGATTGAAAAATATGTTGCAAGCTAGTAACGGAGACttgtgtaaaagttgggatgTTGATAATATGAcgttgaagaaccaaatatgtatcatcAAATTGTCTTTTTAGGAAACCATCCTCGATGATGAGCATGAGTATAATTCaccatttttttaaagtttacaTCACTGTATATCAAGgaagtgtttttaaaaaattgacaaacaaTTAAAGAGAGTGGAGATTGTAGGTACTGACAAAACAAAATGTGGTTGCTCAATcagaacaactcatggattatGATGTGCTTGTGAGTTGACAAATTTGCAGATATCTGGTAATGTTATCCATTTAGATAGCATTACGAGATATCTGCAAATTTACCAACTTACATGGGATAACATGCTTAATTTTCATTTAGGATAGGGGGTGCATGGTACAAAACTCTCAATTGTGATAGGAAATGCCCATTGGATTGTTATGTTGATGTAGACGGAGAACAATTGTGGATTGAgttttgtaccgtgcaccccctACCTTTTCCTCCCACCCCTCCATTCCAATGGAAAAGACTATTACCCTTTTTACAATTggataaaacaataaataaataaataaaaatttaccaCTCCATTCCACACACCCCCCGTCGAAAGTTACAAAGTATATCATATAAATCGACAATTTTAAACATTcgaaatattaaaaagtaagaTTTATTgacattttcgaaactttggttaaacatgaaagtttcgaaactttaatTTCCAGAggatttcgaaaatttgaaacacaATGTTCCAGAATTCATACAAAATTTCGAGAGTTTGGGTGAATTCTAAATCTTCGAAATAGGTTTTTttccataattcataaaaaccttcgaaacttttgttgaatttgaaatattCGAAACACAATATTCGAACATTTGCAAATAATCGAAATGCaacaatttcgaaagtttcatattttcgaaacaagtcagtttcgaaagttttgattgatgggaaatgttcgaaatgtaaattttttattagtaataaataataataaatttataataataaattaatagtaataaattaatagtaataaattaatagtaataaataataattcatttatagTAATACAtctatagtaataaattaatggtaataaatttgatatctaattttggaagtttaagtaattttaaaaaaaaatttaaaagttttgaaagtttcagaacttttgaaattttcgaaaagGAATTACTTCGAacgtttgaaattttcgaagtatATGTgcttcggaagtttcaaattcatccaaactttcgaagctttctggaaaaatacactttgagaatttcatattcatccaaaattttgaaaatttctggaatatttcatttcgaaagtttgttatttttccaaagtttcgaaattagtaattttttctgcataattacatttcgaaagtttccaatttcacaaaattttcgaataaatcaaaatacttatttggtattatttcgaaagtttgaaattttcaaaagttaagaatttttttataattttcgaaAGCGAGGGTGGGAAACTAGAATGGTAAATTTTtccataattttatataaattaaacataggcaaaattgtctttaaaaaaatttgggggggggtgggaggtaaaatgGTGGGAGTGCACGGTAGAAAACCCATGTTTTACGTGCAACAACTAAACGTGGATTTGAACCTCTCTCTTGGACTGATTAGTTGTATTGAATTGTTGGTGGTACACTTTCTAATGCTGGGATTAGTGgacaaatatttcaatttggaCCTCAGATCTTCAATGTTCTTGAATTGGATGTTATTATTGGTATcacttttcatttaatttttcgGTTAAACATATTTTTCGTCTTTATTTTGGTTGTTTCTCGTTTGTGTTATAATGGTGACGCTAtgactttttgttttattttttattttttaatttaataaatcttTTGGCCtttaaaaaaagtgttttaCGTGTTGTTAAAAGATATATGTTTTGATATGCAACAACACAACATATTAGTTTtataaactatataaactaCTTCATTTAATATGGTGAACTCAATGAGTGTGATTCTATTAATTAAGCTTGACAAAGGTCTAAGTTTGATTCTAcacaattttgatatattattaaatagtaTTTCCCTATATAaacaagtattttattttattaaataaaaagtaattttatttgaCTAATTCAATAACATATCAAAATACTCTCATTTTGTTTAGTgtgaataaaataatagtttgtttgactattaaataaaataatagttgatctaaataataaatgctaacaatttcttttgtttgatcaaaataatttcattttgttgGTCTAAATAAAATAGTAGTTGGTCTATAT
Protein-coding sequences here:
- the LOC101511484 gene encoding cytokinin dehydrogenase 2-like: MAMLCLSKIKCEKSHKLQPLFSFPKSLASKLSRDPQILLEASTDYGHIIHKSPYAVLEPSSIDDIANLIKFSNSLSNPFTISPRGKAHSVLGQAMAQNGVVVNMTQLNGFRNGSGIVVSNCDVKSPLDCYVDVGGEQLWIDVLHATTKLGLAPLSWTDYLYLTVGGTLSNAGISGQTFRFGPQISNVLELDVITGQGEFVTCSREKNSELFYSVLGGLGQFGVITRARLPLGPSPTRAKWLRLIYDDFSKFSTDQEHLISFNNKNDTNAANYVEGILLFNKPLLDLSFYPTPDQPRIKSLVTKSGIAYVIELVKYYDTNSQPRVDEEVDNLIKGLNFVPTFMFQKDVTYEEFLDRVHVEELVLRSKGLWEVPHPWLNMFIPKSRISDFNEGVFKDIILKQNLTPVILLFYPMNRNKWDDKMSAVIPNEDVFYTLGLLNAASGLDEVKAFEAQIQQILQFCNDSGIEIKQYLTRNKTPQQWIQHFGTKWQLFEDRKAKFDPKRILSPGQGIFQ